AAGTGCTCAGCACCACCTTCGCGCATCCATCCAACTTGTCGCGAAACATGCGAGATACGCCTCCGGCGCATCGTCGAGCGTCAGGCGTAACCGCTCAGCAGTTTAGCCATGTGATCTCCCAATATCATACAGATCGGCGCGCAACGGCTTGCCCGCGAATAATTGCTTCCACACCCATGGCATCAATTGATGGACCCGCGACGCCGGATACTGCCCAACCCGTTGCAGCACATCGACGAGGTAGTCGTAGGAATCGATAGCATGCAGCCGACATGTGGTCAGCAAGCTTTGTACGATGCCGACCTGTTTGGCGCCGAGTTCCGTCCAACAGAAGAGCCCATTCTTTTTGCCCATCGGAATGACGCGTAGGGCACGTTCCAGGTGATTGGTGTCGATCGTCACGTCCGGATCGTCCAGATATATAGATAGGCCGACACGGCGCTCGCGGATGTACGCGAGCGCACTGAGGAACGGGCTGCTCGGCAGGAACCCTTGCCGGTCGAACTGACGGTCGATCCATTGGAAGAGTTGTTCGACGATGGGTTTGGCCTGTTCCTGTCGTCGCGCCCGCTTGCGATCTCCCGTCAGCCCGGATCTTGGTCTCGATCGCATATAACGCGCCGATCCAGTCTAAATACCTGGTCGGCGGGCTCGGGTTCCATAGTCTTGGTCTCGAAGATCTTCCGCCGGCTGTGCGCCCAACATTGCGCGTGTGGTCTGCTGGAAGGATTTGCGCGCATTCATGCGGCGGTGGAAGGTGTTGCCCATCCGGTGCGAAGCAAGCGGTTGACGGTGGCGTGCCTGCCCTCCGTAGCAGCACGTTGGATGGTGCCGATTTTTCCGCCCTCCATGTATTTAACGGAGAGCTGGGGCAAAACTATGCAGTTAACTCACCGGCGCGGGCCAGCAACAACTCACGCCGTACCGCGTCGGGCTTCAAACCCAACGCCAGCAAATGATGCAACTTGGCGTAAACGCTCTCGAACGTTAAATCGCGCGCGCCAATAACACCGGCTGTCGCATACGCGCGACCGGTCGCGTATAACGCGAGATCGACTTCGCTCCACGGACATTGACTGATAGCCACACATATACTGCCGTCGGCAACAGCGTGAGCAATAGCGCGCAACAACGCCGGATCGCGCGTCGGACCGGTACCGGCACCATAGCTCTCTAGAATCAGCGCTCGCGGCGGGCGCGCCAGCCGTTCGATCAACGCATCGCCGGCCGCGCCCGGCATCAAACGCCAGCTCAGTACTGCGCCCGCGCGATAATCGACCAACTCGAAACGCTCTTTGTCCGGACACGGCAACAGCGATTCGGCATTCCAAGAAATGGACTCGCCAATCTCGGCGAGCCGCGGAAAATTTGGACTGTCGAACGCGTCGAAGCGATGAGCATTTAACTTACGACTACGATTACCGCGCAACACATAGCGACCAAAGCAGACGACGACTTCGTGTACCTGCGCGCTCGCGGCGACGCGATAGGCCGCGATCAAATTCGCCGGACCGTCGCTTGTCGATTGCGCCAATGGAATCTGCGCACCCGTGAGTACGACCGGCTTCTTCAAACCACGCAGCAGAAACGACAGCGCCGAAGCGGTGTAGGCCATCGTGTCGGTACCGTGCAACACGATGAAGCCGTCGTAGTCGTTGTAGAGCTCGGCGATGCGGCGGGCGATGCGCGTCCAATCCGCCGGTGTGGCGTCGGCACTGTCGATGGGATTACCCAAGGCGACGATCGACAGGCCGGAAGTATCGATGGCGGCCATCTGCAGCAACTGCATGATGCCGTCGCCATCAACCTTCGACGGCACGAGCCCACCGGCGGAGGCGGACATGCCGATGGTGCCACCCACGTACAACACGCAAATCCGCTGGCTCATTCGTACCTCTGCATTAGTATCCCGTCTCATCAATTTGGTAAATAACGTAACCGTAAGCTACTCCCCTCTCCCCTTGCGGGAGAGAGGCCGGGGGGGAGAGGGGTAGTCATACAAAATAGTCCGTCAGTTTTCCCCTCTCCCTTGTTCCTTCTCCCGCGAGGGGAGAGGGAGACGCACAAATAAGCTTCTGGATGAGTTTTTTTGGTGATGTAACGGACCGGACACTAGTCATCCTAATTATTAACGTCTATTCACCGGCTTCAAATCGCGTACCGAAAACGGTGCCGTCAATGTCTCCGGCCGCATCAACTGATCGAGCTCTTCTTGGCTCAAGTAACCCATCTCCAACACCAGTTCGGCCACCGGCCGACCCGTGCGCTGCGCTTCTTTGGCGACACGCGATGCCTTCTCGTAACCGATGTAAGGATTGAGCGCGGTGGCGAGCGCGGCCGACATGCGAACATTGTTCTCTAATTTTTCGCGATTGGCGGTGATGCCGGCGACGCAATTGTTGGCCAGCGTGAAGCACGCCTCGCGCAAGTGTTGCAGGCTCTTGAACAAGCTATGCGCAATGATCGGCTCGAACGCATTGAGCTGCAGTTGCCCGGCCTCGGCCGCCATGGTGACGGTGATGTCGTTGCCGATCACTTCGAACGCGACTTGATTGACCACTTCCGGAATGATCGGATTAACTTTGCCGGGCATGATGCTGGAGCCGGCAGCACGCGGCGGTAAATTGATTTCGCCCAAGCCGGTCTGTGGGCCGCTCGACAGCAACCGCAAATCGTTGCAGGTCTTCGACAGTTTGACGGCGATGCGCTTGAGCACGCCGGAGAGTTGTACGAACCCGCCGACGTCTTGCGTTGCCTCGATCAAGTTAGGCGCGGAGATAAGTGGCAAACCGGTCAGTGTCGAGAGATTGCCGCAGGCGAGCGCCGCGTAGCGCGGGTCGGTATTGATACCGGTACCGATTGCCGTAGCGCCCAAATTGATTTCGTACATCAAGCGCACCGCTTCCGACAAGCGCTGCTCGTCTTCGCCGAGCATGACGGAGTACGTGCTGAACTCTTGGCCCAAAGTCATCGGCACCGCATCTTGCAACTGCGTGCGACCGAGCTTCAACACGTTGCGGAATTCCGCCGACTTTTTCTCGAAGGCGACGCGCAGCTCGGTCATCGCTTGCAACAATCGCTCGATCGCGAAACAAGTCGCAACTCGGATGGCGGTGGGATACACATCGTTCGTGCTTTGCGATTTGTTGACGTGCTCGATCGGATGTAAATAATCGTAATCGCCTTTCTGCCGATCGAGCAGCTCGAGTGCACGATTGGCGATGACTTCATTGGCATTCATGTTGGTCGACGTACCGGCACCCCCTTGAATGACGTCGACGACGAACTCATCGTGCCAGCGGCCGGCGACGATTTCGCGGCAGGCGCCGACGATGGCGTCGCACAACACCGGCTCAAGCACACTGAGCTCGCGATTGGCTTCGGCCGCGGCTTGCTTGACCAGCGCCAATGCGCGCAGCAAATCGGGATAACCGGCGATCTTCTGGCCGGAGATCGGAAAATTTTCGAGCGCGCGCAGCGTGTGAATGCCCCAATAAGCAGTGGCCGGCACTTCGCGTTCACCCAGCAGATCGTGTTCCAGTCGGGTCGGGTTATTCATGCGGTTGTTATCCATCCCAGTCAGTAATCGTGTTAGTCACCGCGACGCAATTGCGCCTGCACCTGTTCCAGCGGAATCACCGTACCACGACCGATGCCCTCGCAACGCCGTGCTTCCGCCTGCCAATGACGAGCGCTTTGCGTGACATCGGACCAAAAAGGATAAGTACGGCACTGCGACGGTCGTACGGCGTAAATGCGGCAACGACGCTCACCGTCGAGAAACACGCAACGGTCATGCTCCCAGCGCAGGCTCTCGGTGCCGTCCTCATAAACCGTAAGGTATCGCTGTCGAAACCAGCGCCAGGAGATACCGAGGAATCGTTGGATGCCACGCTGCTCGGCCGATGTCGTCGCGATGTAGTGTTCGCCGCGGCCGGTGCAACAACCACCACAACCGGTGCATTCGAACCGCAAACGGCTTAACGCAAGTTTTTTTAATTTCAATTTCATCGCACCCGATTATAGGCGAGGGTAAACACTGACTACGAATTGGCGACGGCGCCGCCTTTGCATATGATGACTGGCATCGTGCTGGGAAGGAATCCCACGCAAACAACAGGAGCAGCCGCTATGAGCGAGATCCACTCTCCTTTTCTGACGGATATCAAGACACTGCGCGAACGTGCGCGCGAACATATCGAACAAGGCGCCGTGACGCCAGGCTATCAGGCCGATCGCGACACCGTCGTCAAATTGTTGAACGAGGCGCTCGCGACCGAAATCGTCTGCGTGCTGCGCTACAAGCGCCACTACTTCATGGCCAGCGGCATCAATGCGCAAAGTGTCGCCGCCGAATTTCTCGAGCACGCTAACGAAGAACAGGCCCATGCCGATCAAATCGCCGAACGTATCGTCCAGCTCGGCGGCGAGCCCAATCTGTCGCCCGAGGGAATGTTGTCACGCAGTCATTCGGAATACATCGAAGGCGAATCGCTGATCGGCATGGTTAAAGAAGACCTGGTGGCCGAGCGTATCGCTATCGACAGCTATCGCGAAATGGTGAATTACATCGGCGAGAACGACCCGACCACGCGTCGTATGCTGGAACAGATCCTGGCGGTGGAAGAAGAGCACGCCGACGATTTGGTGAGCCTGCTCGAAGAGTTTCGCTAAGCGGCCGTATGCCGGCGGCGGCACGGGCACTCTTGCTAGCGAGCCTCTGCTGAGCGGGAGTCACCGCGACACAGACCGGCGACCGGGGCGCGCAAAACGTCAATGTGCGCCGGTTGTCACGGCATCGGCGGCCGGCAAAGAAAAATCGCAGATGTGCCAAGGTTGTCATGGCGCCGACGGTAGCGGCAGCACGGCGCAGTTCCCGCGACTCGCTGGTCAATATCCGGACTATCTGGTGCAAGCGCTAACCGATTACAAAAGTGGTAACCGCAAAAATCCGATCGTGGCGCCGTTCGCCGCCGCGCTATCGCGGCAAGACATGGAAAATTTAGCGGCTTTGCTGCCGTGCGCTAGTACGCTGGCGCAAACGCAGCAGCGCGTTGCGTGCATCGTTGTGGCCGGCTTCGGC
The Gammaproteobacteria bacterium DNA segment above includes these coding regions:
- a CDS encoding transposase, which gives rise to MRSRPRSGLTGDRKRARRQEQAKPIVEQLFQWIDRQFDRQGFLPSSPFLSALAYIRERRVGLSIYLDDPDVTIDTNHLERALRVIPMGKKNGLFCWTELGAKQVGIVQSLLTTCRLHAIDSYDYLVDVLQRVGQYPASRVHQLMPWVWKQLFAGKPLRADLYDIGRSHG
- a CDS encoding asparaginase; amino-acid sequence: MSQRICVLYVGGTIGMSASAGGLVPSKVDGDGIMQLLQMAAIDTSGLSIVALGNPIDSADATPADWTRIARRIAELYNDYDGFIVLHGTDTMAYTASALSFLLRGLKKPVVLTGAQIPLAQSTSDGPANLIAAYRVAASAQVHEVVVCFGRYVLRGNRSRKLNAHRFDAFDSPNFPRLAEIGESISWNAESLLPCPDKERFELVDYRAGAVLSWRLMPGAAGDALIERLARPPRALILESYGAGTGPTRDPALLRAIAHAVADGSICVAISQCPWSEVDLALYATGRAYATAGVIGARDLTFESVYAKLHHLLALGLKPDAVRRELLLARAGELTA
- a CDS encoding aspartate ammonia-lyase, which codes for MNNPTRLEHDLLGEREVPATAYWGIHTLRALENFPISGQKIAGYPDLLRALALVKQAAAEANRELSVLEPVLCDAIVGACREIVAGRWHDEFVVDVIQGGAGTSTNMNANEVIANRALELLDRQKGDYDYLHPIEHVNKSQSTNDVYPTAIRVATCFAIERLLQAMTELRVAFEKKSAEFRNVLKLGRTQLQDAVPMTLGQEFSTYSVMLGEDEQRLSEAVRLMYEINLGATAIGTGINTDPRYAALACGNLSTLTGLPLISAPNLIEATQDVGGFVQLSGVLKRIAVKLSKTCNDLRLLSSGPQTGLGEINLPPRAAGSSIMPGKVNPIIPEVVNQVAFEVIGNDITVTMAAEAGQLQLNAFEPIIAHSLFKSLQHLREACFTLANNCVAGITANREKLENNVRMSAALATALNPYIGYEKASRVAKEAQRTGRPVAELVLEMGYLSQEELDQLMRPETLTAPFSVRDLKPVNRR
- a CDS encoding YkgJ family cysteine cluster protein, which gives rise to MKLKLKKLALSRLRFECTGCGGCCTGRGEHYIATTSAEQRGIQRFLGISWRWFRQRYLTVYEDGTESLRWEHDRCVFLDGERRCRIYAVRPSQCRTYPFWSDVTQSARHWQAEARRCEGIGRGTVIPLEQVQAQLRRGD
- a CDS encoding bacterioferritin, which encodes MSEIHSPFLTDIKTLRERAREHIEQGAVTPGYQADRDTVVKLLNEALATEIVCVLRYKRHYFMASGINAQSVAAEFLEHANEEQAHADQIAERIVQLGGEPNLSPEGMLSRSHSEYIEGESLIGMVKEDLVAERIAIDSYREMVNYIGENDPTTRRMLEQILAVEEEHADDLVSLLEEFR